A region of the Desulfovibrio sp. Huiquan2017 genome:
AAGACCATCATCCTGCCCGCGGCCATCCGCTACCAGGGCGAATTGGCCCAGGTCGCCGCGTCCATCAAGGCCGTCGGCATCGAGCCCCGGACCCTCCTGCTTCAGGAAGTTACCGACAAGCTGCGTGACCTTCAGCAGAACGTCGTGACCCTGGAAAAGATCATCGCCAAGGACGACTTCAAGTCCGTTGAGGAAGACGCCCAGTACAAGGTGGCCAAGACCCTGCCCGCCATGCTCGCCGTTCGCGAGGTCGTGGACAGCCTGGAAGGCATCGTCGCCGACGACCTCTGGCCGCTGCCCAGCTACCAGGAAATGCTGTTCATTAAGTAACGCGCGTTCAAGCACACAAAAAAAAGGGGCCCCGATTGCGGGGCCCCTTTTTTTTGTGTGCTTGAACGCGGCGCGGCTTCCGAGAGCGGGCCGTCCGCACATTTTTTCCGGGGGGCTTTCATCCTCACGTAGAAGGCTACGCTGCGGTGAAAGCCCCCCGAAAGAAAATGCACAGCCGACCCACTCTCGAAAGCCTGCCTCCGTGCGGGCTCGAGGGAGAGAGCCGCTGTTTGGGGCGTTGCCCCAAAGGCGCTCCATGGGGCGAACCCTGCTGTCTTGGGCGTGGCCTCAAAGGCTCATGCGGGGGAGTCGTTGCCGGAGGGGGATGCGTGGCGTCCGGTTCCCGCTTGATGGCGGGGCCTTTTTCAGGTTCATCCGGCTAAAGCGTACTTGGCTTCGCACAGGAATGACCAGCCATGCAGGTTTGAAGCCGATGGGCACAGTCCTGAACCCCTCGCTTCGCAAAGCCGTGTCGATGATGTTTCTGGAACAGCAGCAAGGACAACGGATCAGGGCGTCTTTGGGGTGCACTTTCAAGATGATAGTACCCGTTGCAAAATACTGTCGAACATAGTCGAAGCCTCGCAGGCCGGACGGGTAATAGATGAAACTTATGGACATGGCTGATATTTCTTTCAATTGTTATTAGCAGTAAGGTACTGAGAAAATAATAATGACAAAAATGTTTAAGCAAGCTATTGTATTTTGAAAAAAGAGAGGAGACAGGGAATGCTCGACAATTTAACTTTGAAAACAAAACTCTTGTCAGGATTTGGACTTGTTTTAGTGCAGATACTCGCTATTGCTGGTCTCTATCAGTTTACCCTGTCTTCGTCTGCTAGAGGCTATAACCACTTGCTCAAAGAAGAAGTGGCCATCATGTCTCACGCTGAGACCGCTGAAAGGTATATGCTTCAATGCCGACGCAATGAAAAAGATTTCCTCTTGAGGAAGGACCTGAAATACAAAGAAGAGTTTGAAGCAAGCATTGCTGCTGTTGAAGAGCATGCCGATGCCATCGTGTCTTTGGCTCAAACGATAGCCAATGATGAGCTTGCTAACCTGGCCCAGTCTATCGAGAAGTCGGCAGCGACTTATGAGAATGCCTTTTTTGAACTTGTCGCCGCTTGGGAGCGGCGTGGCTTGGATCATGAATCCGGGCTGCAGGGTACCTTCCGTAAGGTTGTCCACGACGCGGAAGCCTCATTCGCAAAGCATGAGGTTCAGGACTTATACCTCGACCTTCTGCTTATGCGCCGATGGGAAATGGGCTACCACCGGACCCAGTCCGGCAATTATCTGAGAGACATGCGAACCACCATGGAGTCTTTCCAGGCCAGCCTCGATTCCCGAGAAGAGAAAACCGAACAATTGGAACAGGCGGCACGCGCCTTTTCCGAATACAAACAGCATTTCAATGCGTTTGTTTCAAGCGGTTCGGCAGCCGAATACGAAGCAACCCGTTCTGCAGCCGCAACTATAGAGGAAAGACTTAACGCGTTGTATGTCCCGGACGTCAAGGGACTTCTCCTGATGGTCAGGCGCGGAGAAAAGGATTATCTGCTCCGCGGCAGCGAAGAATATGTCAAAAAGACTCACGCGAGTGTGGGCAAACTGGTAGACGCTTTCAAGAATTCCGATGCATCGCCCGAATTCATTGAGGAGGCCGTGAAGACCGGAAGTGCTTATAAAACAGCCTTCGATGCTTTGGTGGCGGAAGACGCCACTATTACAACTCTCATTGCATCCATGCAAGAGGCGGTTCATGCCATTGAGCCCGTGGTGGAAAAAATCGCAACTGATGCGAAGGAGATGGCATATGCACATGCTCAAGAGGTTTCCGATCAAGCCGATTATTTGGGCCTGACTGCAATCGTTTTAGCGCTGTGTGCCGTTGCTTTCGGCATTCTGGTGGCAATCGTCATCATACGCGGCATCCTGAAACAATTAGGAACAGATCCGATAAAACTTGTCGAAATTACACAGGCGCTTGCTAACGGAAAACTTGGAATTAGTTTTTCCGGAAGATATGATACCGGTTCGGTTTATGGAGCCATGCGAGCCATGGTAGAGAAGCTTACCGAGGTCATGCGAACGGTGTCTGCGGGGGCGGGAAACGTTGCCTCCGGGGCCGAAGAATTGTCGGCTACGGCGGAAACCGTATCGTCTGGCGCTAATCAGCAAGCCGCTGGAGTGGAAGAGGTATCTTCCAGTATCGAAGAGATTACGGCCTCAGTTCAACAGAATTCGGAACATGCGGCCACTACTGAAAGAATGTCTGAACAAGCAAGCAAGGATGCTGAAGAAGGTGGAAAGGCTGTTTCCGAAACAGTTTTGGCAATGCGCGATATTGCCGAAAAAATATCCATAATCGAAGAGATAGCCCGTCAAACAAACCTGTTGGCATTGAACGCAGCCATTGAGGCTGCGCGGGCAGGAGAACAGGGCAAAGGCTTTGCCGTTGTCGCGGCCGAAGTAAGAAAACTGGCCGAGCGCTCCGGGGCAGCTGCCGCAGAAATCAGTGAACTCTCAACAAATTCTGTAGCTGTGGCCGAACGAGCTGGGAGCATGCTTGATAAGATGGTGCCCGACATCAAAAAGACCTCTGAACTTATTCAGGAGATCAGTGCGGCCAGCCGCGAACAGGCCGAGGGCGTTGTTCAAATCAATTCTGGCATCCAAAATCTGGACTCCACGATCCAAAAAAATGCTTCAGCTTCTGAAGAATTGGCATCAACAGCAGAGGAATTGTCCGGCCAAGCGCAACAACTTCAATCTGCCATCAGTTTTTTTGATATTGCGGGCCGTGAGGGAGTTGTAAGGCATACAGTTGTTTCTTCCCCACCTCTTCCGCTTGCGAGTGGATCAGAGGAAGAATTTGCCCGTTATTGAACAAAAGCGGTAAAATAAATCACATGTAAAGGCAGCCGTAAGAAACTGGCTGCCTTTCATTTTGTCAAAAGTACGCTTTAGCCGGATGAACCCCTATCTCTGGGGCTACCGCTTTCGCGAAGCGGCGCTAAAAAGTTGGGAAAATGAGGCGATGAGAGTCCGGGGGAAGGAAGGGCAAGAACCCCTTTCAAAGTTTTTCCCCTTCCCCCGGACTCCGGAGGTGAAACGGCTATTCGCCGGATATCTTGAGCGCTTCGGGCCGGGAGCCGTCGTCAAGCCATTCGAGTTCGATCTCGCATTTGGTCTTGTCCTTTTTGCGGGCGAGCTTGAGCTCCACCTGCATGGTGTCGGACACGCGGAGAACCAGGGCGCCGTCCTCGCCTTCGGCGCGGATGACCCCGGATTCCAGGGAGTCGGCCAGGTCCTTGAGGTAGGCTATCACTTGGGAGGTATCCATGGTCTGCTTGATCTTGAGTTTGTCTTTGCTCATCGTTTTCTCCTCATTGCCGGTCCCGGCGGGTTGGAACAGGGTGCGGCGCGTGGCTGCCTTGGCGGCGCAGGCCGGGGGCGCGGGTTGCGTGGTTGCGGCGGACGCCCGGTCCGGCATGGCGGTTGCGGCCGGGGCCGCGTCGGGGGTGACCCAGTTCAGGGGGTTGGACCCGAGTCTCTCGTCGCTCATGGAGCACCTCTGCGGAGCAGCTCCAGGGCCAGGTTCCGGTAGTCGGCGGCCCCATGGCTGCGGGGTTTGTAGGTGAAGATATCCTGGCCGAAACTGGGGGCCTCGGCCAGGGAGATGTTGTCGCGTATGGTCGTTTCCAGCAGGGCGTCGCCGAAGTAATCCCGGATCTTGCGCCGGATTTCCCGGTTGAGCTTTCGGGTTCGCTGGTAGCGGGTCATGAGGATGCCGGCCAGGGCCAGGTCGGGATTCCAGCCCTCGCGGATGACCCTGACCGTCTCCATGAGCTTGCCCAGGGATTGCAAGGCCAGGAATTCCGGCTGTACCGGCACGAGCAGTTCGCCCGCCGCGACCATGGCGTTCAGGGTCAGCATACCGAGGTTGGGCGGGCAGTCGATGACGGCGAAGTCGTGTCCGGCGGCCCGGCCGAGCACGTCGCGCAACCGGGTTTCGCGGTTTTCGGCCGAGGCCAGGTCCACTTCGGTCCCGGCCAGGGCCACGGAGGCGGGCACCACATGCAGTGGGCCGACCTCCATGGTAACGGCATCCAGGGGGCATTCGCGCATCAAGGCCGCGCCCATGGTTCGGGGCAGTTCGTGGGCCATGATGCCCAGGGAATAGGTCAGGTGGGCCTGGGGGTCGAGGTCCAGCAGCAGGACGTTTTGGTCCTGTCGGGCCAGGGCGGCCCCCAGGTTTACGGCGGTGGACGTCTTGCCCACGCCTCCCTTCTGGTTCAGTACGGCGATGATGCGCATGGCCCCGCCGGTCTAGTGCGTGGTCTGCAGGGTGATCTTCTTGATGACGTACTCCCGGCCGTAGCGGCAGGACAGGGAATTGATCCGCTCAAGGATCTTGTCCCGCTCCTCCTCGACCAGGTCGGGGGTTTCCTCTGCGATGCCGAACAAATCGGCCACCTCATTCCAGTCAAAGCCTTGCTTTTGGGATTCGGTCATTGGATTTCTCCGCAATGGGCATGCTTGTCCAGTTGGTTATTCGTTTCCGGCGGGTTTTGCCGGACGCTTTTTGGGCGTGCTTTTTTTCGTTG
Encoded here:
- a CDS encoding methyl-accepting chemotaxis protein encodes the protein MLDNLTLKTKLLSGFGLVLVQILAIAGLYQFTLSSSARGYNHLLKEEVAIMSHAETAERYMLQCRRNEKDFLLRKDLKYKEEFEASIAAVEEHADAIVSLAQTIANDELANLAQSIEKSAATYENAFFELVAAWERRGLDHESGLQGTFRKVVHDAEASFAKHEVQDLYLDLLLMRRWEMGYHRTQSGNYLRDMRTTMESFQASLDSREEKTEQLEQAARAFSEYKQHFNAFVSSGSAAEYEATRSAAATIEERLNALYVPDVKGLLLMVRRGEKDYLLRGSEEYVKKTHASVGKLVDAFKNSDASPEFIEEAVKTGSAYKTAFDALVAEDATITTLIASMQEAVHAIEPVVEKIATDAKEMAYAHAQEVSDQADYLGLTAIVLALCAVAFGILVAIVIIRGILKQLGTDPIKLVEITQALANGKLGISFSGRYDTGSVYGAMRAMVEKLTEVMRTVSAGAGNVASGAEELSATAETVSSGANQQAAGVEEVSSSIEEITASVQQNSEHAATTERMSEQASKDAEEGGKAVSETVLAMRDIAEKISIIEEIARQTNLLALNAAIEAARAGEQGKGFAVVAAEVRKLAERSGAAAAEISELSTNSVAVAERAGSMLDKMVPDIKKTSELIQEISAASREQAEGVVQINSGIQNLDSTIQKNASASEELASTAEELSGQAQQLQSAISFFDIAGREGVVRHTVVSSPPLPLASGSEEEFARY
- a CDS encoding amphi-Trp domain-containing protein — its product is MSDERLGSNPLNWVTPDAAPAATAMPDRASAATTQPAPPACAAKAATRRTLFQPAGTGNEEKTMSKDKLKIKQTMDTSQVIAYLKDLADSLESGVIRAEGEDGALVLRVSDTMQVELKLARKKDKTKCEIELEWLDDGSRPEALKISGE
- a CDS encoding ParA family protein, with the protein product MRIIAVLNQKGGVGKTSTAVNLGAALARQDQNVLLLDLDPQAHLTYSLGIMAHELPRTMGAALMRECPLDAVTMEVGPLHVVPASVALAGTEVDLASAENRETRLRDVLGRAAGHDFAVIDCPPNLGMLTLNAMVAAGELLVPVQPEFLALQSLGKLMETVRVIREGWNPDLALAGILMTRYQRTRKLNREIRRKIRDYFGDALLETTIRDNISLAEAPSFGQDIFTYKPRSHGAADYRNLALELLRRGAP